Proteins encoded by one window of Polyodon spathula isolate WHYD16114869_AA chromosome 16, ASM1765450v1, whole genome shotgun sequence:
- the LOC121328867 gene encoding histone H2B 3-like, translating to MPEPKAAPAPKKGSKKAVAKTQPKGGKKRRKTRKESYAIYVYKVLKQVHPDTGISSKAMGIMNSFVNDIFERIAGESCRLAHYNKRSTITSREIQTAVRLLLPGELAKHAVSEGTKAVTKYTSSK from the coding sequence ATGCCAGAACCGAAAGCTGCACCAGCGCCGAAGAAAGGCTCCAAGAAGGCTGTTGCCAAAACACAGCCTAAGGGAGGAAAGAAGCGCAGAAAGACTAGGAAGGAGAGCTACGCTATCTACGTGTACAAAGTGCTGAAACAGGTACACCCCGACACCGGCATCTCTTCCAAGGCGATGGGCATCATGAACTCCTTCGTCAACGATATTTTCGAGCGCATCGCCGGGGAGTCGTGCCGCTTGGCTCACTACAACAAGCGCTCCACCATCACTTCCCGGGAGATTCAGACAGCTGTGCGCCTCCTGCTGCCCGGAGAGCTGGCCAAGCACGCCGTgtctgagggcaccaaggccgtCACCAAGTACACCAGCTCCAAGTAA
- the LOC121328860 gene encoding histone H1-like, translating to MAETAPAPTAPAPVKAPMKKTAAKPKKSGPSVSELIVKAVSASKERSGLSVAALKKILQAGGYDVEKNNSHVNRALKSLVTKETLLQTKGTGASGSFKLNKKVAEAKEKAAAPKKPAAKKAVVKKTTKKVSAKKAATPKKSPKKAKKPKAAKKPPKSPKKAAAKPKKVAKSPKKAKAAPKPKRVIKAAKPAAKKAAPKKK from the coding sequence ATGGCAGAAACTGCTCCAGCACCAACCGCTCCTGCTCCGGTTAAAGCTCCCATGAAGAAGACCGCAGCAAAGCCCAAGAAATCGGGTCCCAGCGTGTCAGAGCTGATCGTCAAGGCTGTGTCTGCCTCCAAGGAGCGCAGCGGGCTGTCAGTGGCGGCGCTCAAGAAGATCCTGCAGGCCGGAGGCTACGATGTGGAGAAGAACAACTCCCACGTCAACAGGGCGCTCAAGAGCCTGGTGACCAAGGAGACCCTGCTACAGACAAAGGGCACCGGCGCCTCGGGCTCCTTCAAGCTTAACAAAAAAGTAGCTGAAGCCAAGGAGAAGGCGGCAGCTCCCAAGAAACCAGCGGCAAAGAAAGCGGTTGTTAAGAAAACGACGAAAAAAGTTTCGGCAAAAAAAGCAGCAACGCCCAAAAAATCTCCTAAGAAAGCGAAGAAACCGAAAGCTGCAAAGAAGCCACCCAAGAGCCCGAAGAAAGCGGCTGCCAAGCCTAAAAAGGTCGCAAAGAGTCCGAAGAAAGCGAAGGCAGCGCCTAAACCTAAAAGGGTAATCAAGGCAGCTAAACCTGCAGCGAAGAAGGCGGCGCCTAAAAAGAAGTAA